A window of the Myxocyprinus asiaticus isolate MX2 ecotype Aquarium Trade chromosome 11, UBuf_Myxa_2, whole genome shotgun sequence genome harbors these coding sequences:
- the adat3 gene encoding probable inactive tRNA-specific adenosine deaminase-like protein 3 codes for MEPVAKRRKAMDIYDTESWAVLPVLSEEQSRDTELLPAFAAPIIEKRETSRLVKELALSHPLPGLQHIKRVRACKDKSRPHPLEVIVCLAKDVQKMDASEEVTLADLLCTHSFDSRGLGEPFLVEIPASPPLTRAQFEKASKYWPTSFHEDKQVTSALRGQLFTADQKAKMQEYMMAAIKAAKYGRERGMDAVGAVIVDPESERIIAVSHDCKNVSHPLHHAVMVCIDLVACGQSGGAYKYEKYPACHYSSPETLSNAKETGQPYICTGYDLYVTREPCVMCAMALVHSRINRVFYGAPSADGALGSKYKIHCQKDLNHHFEVFKGVMLNTCEALHKK; via the coding sequence ATGGAGCCAGTGGCCAAGCGGAGGAAAGCAATGGATATATATGACACAGAGTCTTGGGCTGTTCTTCCTGTCCTCTCTGAAGAGCAGTCTCGGGACACTGAACTGTTGCCGGCCTTTGCAGCACCAATCATCGAGAAAAGAGAAACATCTCGCCTCGTCAAAGAGCTTGCTCTGAGCCACCCCTTACCTGGTCTCCAGCACATAAAAAGAGTCAGGGCTTGCAAAGACAAAAGCAGACCCCATCCTTTGGAAGTCATTGTGTGCTTGGCCAAAGATGTGCAAAAGATGGATGCAAGCGAAGAAGTTACACTTGCTGATCTGCTTTGCACACATTCCTTTGACTCTAGAGGTTTGGGAGAGCCTTTTCTGGTTGAAATCCCAGCCAGTCCACCACTGACCAGGGCACAGTTTGAAAAAGCTAGTAAATATTGGCCTACATCATTTCATGAGGACAAACAAGTGACGTCTGCTTTGAGAGGGCAGTTGTTCACTGCTGATCAGAAAGCTAAAATGCAAGAGTATATGATGGCGGCTATCAAGGCTGCAAAATACGGGCGGGAGAGAGGTATGGATGCTGTGGGTGCTGTGATTGTTGACCCGGAATCTGAGCGGATCATTGCTGTGAGTCATGACTGTAAGAACGTCTCTCATCCGCTTCATCACGCTGTCATGGTGTGTATTGACCTTGTGGCCTGTGGGCAAAGTGGAGGTGCCTACAAATACGAGAAATATCCAGCCTGTCACTATAGCAGCCCAGAGACTTTAAGCAATGCAAAAGAAACCGGACAGCCGTACATCTGCACCGGATATGATCTTTACGTCACTAGAGAACCTTGTGTGATGTGTGCAATGGCATTGGTCCACTCAAGAATAAACAGAGTGTTCTATGGAGCACCCTCTGCAGATGGTGCCTTGGGAAGCAAGTATAAAATTCATTGCCAGAAAGATTTAAATCACCACTTTGAAGTGTTTAAAGGGGTGATGCTGAACACATGTGAGGCTTTacacaaaaaatga
- the ankar gene encoding LOW QUALITY PROTEIN: ankyrin and armadillo repeat-containing protein (The sequence of the model RefSeq protein was modified relative to this genomic sequence to represent the inferred CDS: inserted 8 bases in 6 codons; deleted 1 base in 1 codon; substituted 9 bases at 9 genomic stop codons) — protein MEDLYSIAFPSNQSCVRDIHAVLAAQTNARALLQKYDCRELQEPLSLTTCSLLFSGEEHSLTVDSPPGIIRQMRNILDPNIIILAHFDSCLPLDYRVVHQIVRELTVGIHGFYQVPVITLVPNYDQSSTCQLPPAYYDTKVGQILINIDYTIKSLWHGSCTSREKRXRFSELWRTIYLSIDRSDQVSWTYDPCYQGIYQEDIDVDPTYEPNSAEEXNLFSQYSENILIKLSAYLTSVHQHQNLFVFDGTHNLSNVVRLTDDXIDLATHQRLQKRLAGHIKLARKHLGRSAEVSRDLAYLKLITFLVPLIDSXSVAVLPPLSEDKLKTEQELPPHLLGPEFACKNFPYQQDQYFHLHGGIEFDVGTPALDDVTEEMKFVQVTHDNYDNMDRYKDKYLREGKRLPLTDIELHEQFKKTFGYTKAIKRKNVPFGLKAIAERGLCSTFLSQSRKNSPSHLHVLDEQGHSLLHHANNQSHIIIQLASERLISKCXXANIMRFTSSTVSXKSSAGNQFIEGTGLTPVYLAVQCGSLESLNCLLAQRADYKLVDKRGWMAIHFAAFYGQMACIQALYKKDSTLLEMKTTAEYQSSPLLLSATLGSVKALGVLLSIRENWREEDSKGNNTVQLAALYFHTDVLRHLIQLNLDGLPVWKILVDGSKRGLQAVRWPSGALRLFSEDVMEAGIPVLVHLLCAYSQMVWCMVASVLCHMTVNAKVCEDLVHYDAVPLVIKLLCSQQPELLSRCAVILXDLAGQNEQYQTLIAQLGGVALVVKLLTSDFQDVLVNAIRCICALCVRSPCNQTAVAHARGIPYLVEFLSVSSGTEEEVACLALAELARGHRENRXLICEAGALSALVQTLQKRKKSVQVKAAKELESITSQNPAIQQSFLSQSAARYLLXLLNLFQVDVREQGAMSLWILAGEALKQQKLMAEQMGYPLILDLLLSSSDKMQYVGCRAMIALSRDSSTHQDGFCREKGVPPLLCLLRGSRTIQKTLLGVIKALGFLCIGVALTAHKNSQKIIYQEKAVSTLLELLKSHESLQVKVQVAQTLACVLLTNQKLRREFWEQVDFPYEIVLELMRVEVKAIHIXIYSNHFKLALHALPWSSFDSTNRLNNXLAFVLQNPMSIFESFLNSNNETEIAKAAFQIVHCCVKVVSGXDEMTXTARGITVLVELLQSDRSTTVVITAQLLANLAHTRAGITDAIVTMDTIEHLSVHLNSEDEEVISACASALGYLTFSCHAHRQLMAKCSRXPQVYDLLMENLSKDARISQFFVAEFERQRRVGFPSLSLEMNGGPAVPHCDNEGIVNQLISE, from the exons ACCTGTAGCTTGTTGTTCAGTGGTGAAGAACACAGCCTCACTGTGGATTCACCTCCAGGCATCATCAGACAAATGAGGAACATCTTGGATCCCAACATAATAATTCTTGCACACTTTGACTCATGTTTGCCCCTGGACTACAGAGTTGTTCATCAGATTGTGAGAGAGCTGACTGTGGGAATTCATGGT TTTTACCAGGTTCCAGTTATCACTCTTGTACCCAACTATGACCAGAGCTCCACGTGCCAGTTACCACCAGCATATTATGATACAAAAGTTGGGCAGATTCTAATAAACATAGATTACACAATAAAATCTCTCTGGCATGGGAGTTGCACTTCTAGAGAGAAACG GCGCTTCTCAGAGTTATGGAgaaccatctatctatctatcgatcgatCTGACCAGGTTTCATGGACATATGATCCATGTTATCAGGGCATTTATCAGGAGGACATTGATGTAGACCCAACCTATGAGCCCAACAGTGCAGAAGAGTAGAACCTCTTCTCACAATACTCAGAGAACATCCTGATTAAGTTGAGCGCCTACCTCACCTCTGTCCACCAGCACcaaaatttgtttgtgtttgacGGGACTCATAACCTTTCCAATGTGGTTAGACTCACAGACG AAATTGATCTAGCCACCCACCAGAGGCTGCAGAAAAGACTGGCTGGCCATATTAAACTAGCGAGAAAGCACCTTGGGAGGAGTGCTGAAGTCTCCAGAGATCTTGCTTACCTGAAACTCATCACTTTCCTGGTGCCCCTAATTGATTCCTAATCTGTTGCAGTGCTCCCACCTTTATCAG AGGACAAGCTGAAAACAGAGCAAGAACTACCTCCACATCTTCTCGGACCAGAATTTGCTTGCAAAAATTTTCCATACCAGCAGGATCAATATTTTCATCTTCATGGAGGGATAGAATTTGATGTAGGGACTCCTGCCCTGGATGACGTCACTGAGGAAATGAAG TTTGTGCAAGTCACTCATGACAATTATGACAACATGGACCGGTATAAGGATAAATATTTGAG GGAAGGGAAGAGACTGCCCTTGACGGACATCGAGCTACACGAGCAGTTTAAGAAAACATTTGGTTACACAAAAGCTATTAAGCGCAAG AATGTGCCATTTGGACTGAAGGCAATTGCAGAGAGAGGACTCTGCTCAACGTTTCTATCTCAAAGTCGCAAGAACTCTCCCTCTCATCTGCATGTCCTGGATGAGCAGGGACACTCTCTTCTCCATCATGCCAATAACCAATCGCACATCATCATCCAGTTAGCCAGTGAAAGATTAATCAGCAAATGTTAATAAGCAAATATTATGAGGTTCACTTCTTCTACTGTTAGTTA aaaatccagTGCTGGAAATCAGTTCATAGAAGGAACTG GCCTCACACCAGTGTACCTTGCTGTGCAGTGCGGCTCCCTTGAGTCTCTAAACTGCCTTCTAGCACAGCGAGCGGACTACAAACTTGTGGACAAGAGAGGCTGGATGGCCATTCATTTTGCAGCCTTTTATGGCCAGATGGCATGTATCCAAGCACTATACAAGAAAGACTCTACATTACTGGAAATGAAGACCACTGCTGA GTATCAAAGTTCACCACTGCTTTTGTCAGCAACTTTGGGTTCAGTGAAGGCTCTAGGTGTCCTGTTGTCCATTAGGGAAAACTGGAGAGAAGAAGACAGCAAGGGCAATAACACTGTCCAGCTGGCAGCACTTTACTTCCACACTGATGTCCTTAGACACCTCATTCAGCTCAACCTGGACGGCCTTCCTGTGTGGAAGATTCTTGTTG ATGGTTCAAAGCGAGGTCTCCAGGCAGTTAGATGGCCCTCAGGTGCCTTGAGGCTCTTTAGTGAGGATGTCATGGAAGCAG GTATTCCCGTCCTAGTGCACCTCCTTTGTGCATACAGTCAGATGGTTTGGTGCATGGTTGCATCTGTGCTCTGTCACATGACAGTGAATGCGAAAGTTTGCGAAGATCTGGTACATTATGATGCAGTACCGTTGGTGATAAAGCTCCTCTGCAGCCAACAGCCAGAGCTGCTCTCTCGCTGTGCTGTGATAC GGGACCTGGCAGGACAAAACGAGCAGTACCAAACCCTTATTGCTCAACTG GGTGGGGTGGCCCTGGTAGTGAAGTTACTGACCTCTGACTTCCAAGATGTGCTAGTAAATGCCATCAGGTGCATCTGTGCACTATGCGTGAGAAGTCCATGCAACCAAACTGCTGTTGCACATGCCAGAGGAATTCCATATCTCGTGGAATTTCTGTCTGTTAGCTCTGGTACT GAGGAGGAAGTGGCCTGCTTGGCCCTGGCAGAGTTGGCCCGAGGTCACAGGGAGAACA AGCTTATTTGTGAAGCAGGAGCGCTCAGTGCTCTAGTGCAAACCctgcaaaagaggaaaaaatctGTTCAGGTCAAAGCAGCCAAAGAGCTTGAATCTATAACCAGCCAAAATCCTGCCATACAGCAATCCTTCCTCAGTCAGTCAGCTGCCAGATATCTTTTAtaacttttaaat TTATTCCAAGTGGATGTGCGGGAACAGGGCGCAATGTCTCTTTGGATCCTGGCTGGAGAAGCTCTGAAGCAGCAGAAACTGATGGCAGAGCAGATGGGCTACCCTCTCATCCTTGACCTTCTTCTGTCCTCTTCAGACAAAATGCAATATGTTG GGTGCCGAGCAATGATCGCTCTAAGCCGAGACAGTAGTACCCATCAGGATGGCTTTTGCAGGGAGAAAGGAGTACCACCTTTGTTGTGTTTGCTTCGAGGGTCTCGAACAATACAGAAGACCCTACTTGGTGTCATCAAAGCCCTGGGTTTTTTGTGCATTG GAGTGGCACTCACTGCACATAAAAATAGTCAAAAGATTATTTACCAAGAAAAGGCTGTTTCTACATTATTAGAGCTTTTAAAATCACATGAATCTCTGCAAGTCAAA GTGCAGGTGGCTCAAACACTTGCCTGTGTGCTGTTGACGAACCAAAAACTCCGGAGAGAATTTTGGGAACAAGTGGACTTCCCTTATGAGATTGTTCTGGAGCTTATGAGAGTAGAAGTCAAAGCAATTCACATTTAGATTTACAGCAACCACTTTAAACTTGCTCTTCATGCTCTTCCATGGTCATCTTTTGACAGCACAAACAGACTGAATAATTGACTAGCATTTGTTCTTCAAAATCCAATGAGTATATTTGAGAGCTTTTTGAACTCCAACAATGAGACTGAAATAGCAAAAGCTGCATTTCAGATAGTACA TTGTTGTGTTAAAGTGGTTTCAGGATAAGATGAGATGAC GACTGCAAGGGGCATTACCGTTCTTGTTGAATTATTACAGTCTGATCGATCCACCACTGTGGTCATTACAG CACAACTACTTGCTAATCTGGCTCACACAAGAGCAGGTATTACTGATGCTATTGTCACCATGGACACTATCGAGCATCTGTCTGTTCATTTGAATTCAGAGGATGAAGAGGT CATTTCAGCTTGTGCAAGTGCTCTGGGTTACCTTACCTTCAGTTGTCATGCTCATCGCCAGCTTATGGCGAAATGCAGTA CCCCTCAAGTATATGATCTCCTAATGGAGAATCTATCTAAAGATGCCAGAATCTCACAGTTCTTTGTGGCAGAGTTCGAAAGACAGCGAAGAGTAGGGTTTCCGTCCCTCAG TTTGGAGATGAATGGTGGCCCTGCTGTGCCCCACTGTGATAATGAAGGTATAGTAAATCAGTTGATTAGTGAATGA
- the osgepl1 gene encoding tRNA N6-adenosine threonylcarbamoyltransferase, mitochondrial has protein sequence MFPCAVTGPVRCWIKHCAVRSFGAGRPRLVLGIETSCDETGAAVLDEAGVILGESLHSQKQTHLDTGGIIPTVAQRLHRENISRVVQEALDRSGIEPSELTAVATTVKPGLALSLGIGLDFSLKFVRLHEKPFIPIHHMEAHALTVRMLHTVDFPFLVLLVSGGHSLLAVAKGIDEFFLLGQTLDEAAGDTLDKIARRLSLKNHPECSTLSGGQAIELLAEDGDRLAFHFKSPMGQLFDCNFSFAGLRNQVTMAIQKKEKEEGIETGQLLSCVKDIAAASQHTVASHIAKRTHRAILFCKAKGLLPQHNPTLVVSGGVASNEYIRQTLKIVTDATGLRLLCPPSKFCTDNGVMIAWNGIERLKQGKGIVSHTQEVHYEPKAPLGVDITTEVKEAAIKVPPLKLRINY, from the exons ATGTTTCCATGTGCTGTAACCGGACCGGTTCGCTGCTGGATAAAGCATTGCGCTGTAAGATCATTTGGTGCAGGACGCCCTAGATTAGTTTTGGGGATTGAGACCAGCTGCGATGAAACCGGGGCGGCAGTGCTGGACGAGGCTGGAGTGATTCTGGGGGAGTCTTTGCATTCTCAGAAACAGACACACCTTGA TACTGGTGGCATTATTCCAACAGTGGCCCAACGCTTACACAGAGAAAACATCTCCAGAGTTGTCCAGGAGGCCTTAGACAGAAGTGGCATTGAACCCAGTGAACTCACAGCTGTGGCCACAACAGTAAAGCCTGGTCTCGCCCTTAGCCTGGGGATCGGCTTGGATTTCAGTCTGAAGTTTGTAAGGCTCCATGAAAAGCCGTTTATCCCTATACACCATATGGAGGCACATGCCCTTACTGTACGAATGTTGCACACTGTAGATTTTCCATTTCTCGTGCTCCTTGTCTCTGGAGGTCATTCTCTTCTTGCAGTGGCTAAAGGAATCGATGAGTTTTTTCTTTTGGGGCAAACACTGGATGAAGCAGCGGGGGACACTTTAGATAAG ATTGCTAGAAGACTTTCTCTTAAGAATCACCCAGAGTGTTCTACTTTGAGTGGCGGACAAGCCATAGAGCTTCTAGCAGAAGATGGGGACCGACTCGCGTTCCATTTCAAGTCACCAATGGGGCAGCTCTTCGACTGCAATTTCTCTTTTGCTGGTTTGCGCAACCAGGTGACAATGGCAATACAAAAAAAGGAGAAAGAAGAgg GCATTGAAACGGGACAGTTATTATCATGTGTTAAAGACATCGCTGCTGCCTCACAACACACTGTGGCGTCTCATATAGCTAAACGAACACATCGTGCTATTTTGTTCTGTAAGGCTAAAGGTCTTCTACCACAGCACAATCCAACTCTG GTCGTTTCAGGAGGAGTAGCGAGTAATGAATACATCAGACAGACTCTAAAAATTGTCACAGATGCCACTGGGTTGCGGTTACTTTGTCCTCCGTCAAAGTTTTGCACTGATAATGGAGTCATGATTGCATG GAATGGCATAGAGAGACTAAAGCAAGGAAAGGGGATTGTGTCCCATACCCAAGAGGTCCACTATGAACCAAA GGCACCGCTTGGAGTAGACATCACCACAGAAGTTAAAGAGGCTGCAATCAAAGTTCCACCTTTAAAACTGAGGATAAATTATTGA